The Setaria viridis chromosome 9, Setaria_viridis_v4.0, whole genome shotgun sequence sequence TCGGTCGCCCTGGAGGCATTGACGTGGCCAGCCCCCATGGCGAAGCACGCCGCGTCGTCGTGCTGCTCGTCCAGGATGGGCCCGCCGCCGTTGTCCAGCGTCTCCGCCGTCGTCAGGATGGCTGACTTTATTGCAGCCGGAGACCAGTCAGGATGGGCACTCTTGAGAAGCGCCACCACGCCGGCGACGTGCGGCGCTGCCATTGAGGTGCCGGACATGACCTTGAACTTAGAAGACCGGCTGTCCGACCACCCGCCAGCAGACGCGGCGAGGATGTTCAGCCCCGGAGCAAGGACGTCTGGCTTCAGCAGGCCCCGGCTGATACGGCTCGGGCCCCTGGAAGAGAATGATGCGACGGTAGGGGAATGTTCGACACCTAGCACAGTGCCACTGAAGAATGCACGGGCCGAGGGATTCAGAGTCTTGGCGTAATCCATGAGGTCGCGCCCTTCGAAGCTGTTTATCTGGATCACGTTGTAGCTGTGGTAGTCCCTCAGCGGCATGGTGTAGCCAAGGACCTCGTCCTCGATCAGCAACACGCCCGTCGCCCCCGAGAGCTCGAGACTTCTGATGATGGATGCTTGCACCTCACTGTCCCCAGCGGCCTTGCAGATCACCATCTTGTTCTTGGTGGTGATGTTGTTGGCCTCGAAATTGAagcagtcgtcgtcgtcgtagaCGAGAGGACGCAGACCCACCGGTGCAGGATCCTGGACAAGTGCCTCCCCGTCCACGAGGCTTTCTCCGTACTCCACCTCGGCGTCGAAGCGCCGGTCCACCGAGCCGGCGCCCACCGTGAGCAACCACGGCGCGTCGTTTAGCACCGTAGACGGCTTGGGGCCGTCGTTGCCACCCGCAGTCACCACCACGATCCCCTTGGCCATCGCGTTGAACGCGCCAATGGCGATGGGGTCTTTGTCGAACGTGGTGTTCACCTGCGAGCCGAGGGAGAGATTGATCACGTCCACCCCATCATGGATCGCCTCCTCCATCCCGCATGATATGCTCGAATCGTCGCACCGGCTGTTCTCATCTTGAGTAGAGCATACTTTGTAGACGGCCATGTGCGCTAGGGGAGCGATCCCCGCGGCCGTGCCGGAGCCCAGGCCGCCGGGGAGCGACGCACCTTCGACGAAGTtcccggtggcggtggccgcgaCGTGCGTGCCGTGGCCTTCTTCGTCGTCGGCGGGGTCAGCATCTCCAACAAAGGACTTGGCTCCAACAAGCTTGCGATTGCACAGGGTCTCTTCACTCTCTTCAAGGCCTGTGCAGGTCCCGTTCCACCTGGCTGGTGGCTCCGGGACCCCATCGTCGCGGAAAGAGAGGTGCTTCGCGTAGATCCCCGAGTCCAGAATGCCGATGACGACTCCGCGGCCGTAGCCGGCGTCGCTCCAGAACCGGTGCTCGTCCCTGCTGAGCCCGAGGAACGACGGCGTGCGCGTGGTGAGGAGCTCTCGCTTGCCGTCGGGGAGCGCGCGCAGGAAGCCCGGCAGCTTCGCCACCAACGCGAGCTCGGCTTCGGTGAGCCGAGCGGCGAACCCGTGGAAGACTGCCGAGTACGAGCACACCAAGCGTGTCTCGCCGAACTCCGTCCGGGTGCTCGGCAGGAAGCTCTTGTGCCACTGGCGATGCGCCTTTCGGCTCATGGCGTCGGCATCGGCCGGTGGCGAGAGGAAAACAATGTAGGTGCGGTAAGCAGGATCTTCTTTCGGGTCCTGGGCAAAGCTTGCTCGGGGGGCCTCGCCCATGGTTGAGTGGAGGGACGgaacggcgaggaggaggaggaggaggaaggtggtggcgagaccaagtcgGAAGGATGCCATTGCCATGGCGTAGAGCTGCGGAAGGGAAAGCAAGGGAAAGGCGCAGCCACGACCAGCAGTGCGTTGTTGTTTGCTTTATACACTCGCGTCGCCCGCGTATTCTTGAGTGGCACCATTATGGTAGGATAGTTGAGCCACGCTAGCTTCTGGGATGCTCCCCACCTCCGAGCAGGTCGAGCTTGCGTTACGCGTGATGGTCTTGAGCGCCTCCTCACGGTATGAAATGTCGGAAAAATACGAAATCTGATTTGTGCTTATTTACTGCGTGGCAGAAACATACGCAAAAACCGAAACCCAGCAGGTAGGGTGGGTAGCTACTGGTGTCGTTATCCACCACACCACGGATGATAATGCGACTCTTTCAGCTTGTACTACTCCGTAGTATCCTACAAGCTGAAAGGCGAAACAAGTGTGTTTTAAACATCGTGTATTTATGGACCGAGATAGTACACTACACGGTGTTATTGAAGGCAGCTTTGATTTTCATCTGCAAAGCTGCATCCCA is a genomic window containing:
- the LOC117840159 gene encoding subtilisin-like protease 1 codes for the protein MAMASFRLGLATTFLLLLLLAVPSLHSTMGEAPRASFAQDPKEDPAYRTYIVFLSPPADADAMSRKAHRQWHKSFLPSTRTEFGETRLVCSYSAVFHGFAARLTEAELALVAKLPGFLRALPDGKRELLTTRTPSFLGLSRDEHRFWSDAGYGRGVVIGILDSGIYAKHLSFRDDGVPEPPARWNGTCTGLEESEETLCNRKLVGAKSFVGDADPADDEEGHGTHVAATATGNFVEGASLPGGLGSGTAAGIAPLAHMAVYKVCSTQDENSRCDDSSISCGMEEAIHDGVDVINLSLGSQVNTTFDKDPIAIGAFNAMAKGIVVVTAGGNDGPKPSTVLNDAPWLLTVGAGSVDRRFDAEVEYGESLVDGEALVQDPAPVGLRPLVYDDDDCFNFEANNITTKNKMVICKAAGDSEVQASIIRSLELSGATGVLLIEDEVLGYTMPLRDYHSYNVIQINSFEGRDLMDYAKTLNPSARAFFSGTVLGVEHSPTVASFSSRGPSRISRGLLKPDVLAPGLNILAASAGGWSDSRSSKFKVMSGTSMAAPHVAGVVALLKSAHPDWSPAAIKSAILTTAETLDNGGGPILDEQHDDAACFAMGAGHVNASRATDPGLVYDLSARDYASYICGLLGEEALKTITRNASKTCSEVGSIPEAWLNYPTIMVPLKNTPVTVPRTLTNVGPAETYTATVHGPSWMDIRVSPDTLVFSEPGEKKAVNVTVTVNGGGLKGTADGDFVEGSLIWVSTNHLVRSPIVAVIGLPDHGL